From a region of the Pseudomonas fulva 12-X genome:
- a CDS encoding substrate-binding periplasmic protein: protein MKWWAIGLLLLAINATAEELRIGFGTHKPPYIFQGEQRGLEYDIVVAAARAGGMQVIPSYAPLERLHRAYSRGDLDGIASTRLQGGVNSFYTQPYISYQHVAIALSARNYRIERIADLGNYSIRAFQRARIVLGEEFQRMAEANPRYHEEAQEIARNRLLYSGRVDVVIGDRRVLQYFNREVYRQVDVSQPITEYRLFPPTSYQLGMRDQSARDRFDQGLAEIIASGEYAQIERRYAMY, encoded by the coding sequence ATGAAGTGGTGGGCAATCGGACTGCTGCTGTTGGCGATCAACGCTACGGCTGAAGAGCTACGGATCGGCTTTGGCACGCATAAACCGCCGTATATCTTCCAGGGCGAGCAGCGCGGGCTGGAGTACGACATCGTGGTCGCCGCTGCCCGTGCCGGCGGCATGCAGGTCATCCCTTCCTATGCACCGCTGGAGCGCCTGCACCGCGCCTACAGCCGTGGTGACCTGGATGGCATCGCCAGCACGCGCCTGCAGGGCGGGGTGAACAGTTTCTATACCCAGCCTTACATCAGTTATCAGCACGTGGCCATCGCACTCAGCGCGCGCAATTACCGAATCGAACGTATCGCGGATCTCGGCAATTATTCGATTCGCGCCTTCCAGCGGGCGCGGATTGTGCTGGGTGAGGAGTTCCAGCGCATGGCCGAGGCCAACCCGCGGTATCACGAGGAGGCCCAGGAGATCGCCCGCAACCGTTTGCTGTATAGCGGCCGGGTCGACGTGGTGATCGGCGACCGGCGGGTGCTGCAGTACTTCAATCGCGAGGTGTATCGCCAGGTGGATGTCAGCCAGCCGATCACCGAGTACCGGCTGTTCCCGCCGACTTCGTACCAGCTGGGCATGCGTGATCAGTCGGCGCGTGATCGCTTCGACCAGGGCCTGGCCGAGATCATCGCCAGCGGTGAATACGCGCAGATCGAACGCCGTTACGCCATGTACTGA
- a CDS encoding LTA synthase family protein: MRFLSPWLQRPASVVLVLVALFIALPLLARYSLGWSHPFGYLSDLAIGSLLLWLALRRRLLLGIPLAVAWVVFNLGTVELVSAVGRMPELADLHYLTDAQFLSHSTQGGGLTHPWLAGALILAALAFFVVLAARPPVRKPSVAWLLAPLALFAAHAVYQYRSPSEADQWVQFNLPHKWLAEGVSLAQLGFEDWMTRGQPHSPPDASGLTRLDMDGTPLLSEPGRARNVLIITLEGIPGAYIGASRRAIGSPYQDDLMPRLSAWAERGMLTSDYVLHAHQTIRGLYAMLCGDYDKLNSGTPKGIELLGNAERAAQCLPAQLRDNGFSTHFLQGAGLRFMAKDQIMPRMGFDKTLGRDWFRNTPYLDFAWGMDDKAYFEGALSYVDGLRKQKAPWMLTLLTVGTHQPYSAPADYLERHASAKQAAIAYLDDAVGDFLDGLHKRGVLDDTLVMVTSDESHGIENVRLASAWGFNLMLAPEQAQLPSLKRGVYGHIDLTASVLDYLALPLPANIAGRSMLRDYAHGRQIISYTNGLLREHDGQGTLTECNFQQVCRRYASPGFIAAEAAYLGRMSGKPARQVSLRAELLDRSLTDGQDNQVLQFASNARIRLSPTPGDDWADNLIGAQYLELPKGTQTRVTLKINALNMSAAGATLRLKTKEFDQDVLINIPEIPVLKKGKPIEVSFAFDNLDTRKAFSFHLVGEGKGSIEITDFSVETRPIESEMLAAKVDEESEELTQ; this comes from the coding sequence GTGCGTTTTCTCAGCCCCTGGCTGCAGCGGCCGGCCAGCGTTGTGCTGGTACTGGTTGCCCTGTTCATCGCGTTGCCATTGCTTGCTCGCTACTCGCTGGGCTGGTCCCACCCGTTCGGTTACCTCTCCGACCTGGCCATTGGCAGCCTGCTGCTGTGGCTGGCGCTGCGTCGTCGCCTGCTTTTGGGCATTCCGCTGGCAGTGGCCTGGGTGGTCTTCAACCTGGGCACCGTCGAGCTGGTCAGCGCCGTAGGCCGCATGCCGGAACTGGCGGACCTGCATTACCTGACCGACGCCCAGTTTCTCAGTCACTCGACCCAGGGCGGTGGGCTGACCCATCCCTGGCTGGCCGGCGCGTTGATCCTGGCCGCACTGGCGTTCTTCGTCGTGCTCGCCGCGCGCCCGCCGGTGCGCAAACCGTCGGTTGCCTGGCTGCTGGCACCCCTGGCGTTGTTCGCCGCCCATGCCGTTTACCAATATCGCAGCCCCAGCGAAGCGGACCAGTGGGTGCAGTTCAATCTGCCGCACAAATGGCTGGCCGAAGGCGTCAGCCTGGCCCAGCTGGGCTTCGAGGACTGGATGACCCGCGGCCAGCCCCACAGCCCACCGGATGCCAGCGGCCTGACCCGCCTGGACATGGACGGCACGCCGCTGCTCAGCGAGCCGGGCCGCGCACGCAACGTGCTGATCATCACCCTGGAAGGCATTCCCGGCGCCTACATCGGCGCAAGCCGACGGGCCATCGGCAGCCCGTATCAGGACGACCTGATGCCGCGTCTGAGCGCCTGGGCCGAGCGCGGCATGCTGACCAGCGACTACGTGCTGCACGCCCACCAGACCATTCGCGGCCTGTACGCGATGCTTTGCGGCGACTACGACAAGCTGAACTCAGGCACGCCCAAGGGCATCGAGCTGCTGGGCAATGCCGAGCGCGCCGCCCAGTGTCTGCCAGCTCAGCTGCGTGATAACGGTTTCAGCACGCATTTTCTGCAGGGCGCCGGGCTGCGCTTCATGGCCAAGGACCAGATCATGCCGCGCATGGGTTTCGACAAGACCCTGGGCCGCGACTGGTTCCGCAATACACCGTACCTGGACTTCGCCTGGGGCATGGACGACAAGGCCTACTTCGAAGGCGCGCTGAGCTACGTCGACGGCCTGCGCAAGCAGAAGGCGCCGTGGATGCTGACCCTGCTGACCGTCGGCACCCACCAGCCCTACTCCGCACCGGCCGATTACCTGGAGCGCCATGCCAGCGCCAAGCAGGCGGCCATCGCCTACCTGGACGATGCAGTGGGCGACTTCCTCGATGGCCTGCACAAACGCGGCGTGCTCGACGACACCCTGGTGATGGTCACCTCCGACGAATCCCATGGCATCGAGAACGTGCGCCTGGCCTCGGCCTGGGGCTTCAACCTGATGCTGGCGCCCGAACAGGCCCAGCTGCCGTCGCTCAAGCGTGGCGTGTACGGGCATATCGACCTGACCGCCTCGGTGCTCGACTACCTGGCCCTGCCGCTGCCGGCCAACATTGCCGGGCGTTCGATGCTGCGTGACTACGCCCACGGCCGCCAGATCATCTCCTACACCAACGGCCTGCTGCGCGAGCACGACGGCCAGGGCACGCTGACCGAATGCAACTTCCAGCAGGTCTGCCGGCGCTATGCCAGCCCGGGCTTTATAGCCGCCGAGGCCGCGTACCTGGGCCGAATGAGCGGCAAGCCGGCACGTCAGGTGAGCCTGCGTGCCGAGCTGCTGGATCGCTCGCTGACCGATGGCCAGGATAATCAGGTGCTGCAGTTCGCCAGCAACGCGCGCATTCGTCTGAGCCCGACACCGGGTGACGACTGGGCCGACAATCTGATCGGCGCCCAGTATCTGGAGCTGCCCAAGGGCACCCAGACCCGGGTGACCCTGAAGATCAATGCGCTGAACATGAGCGCCGCCGGCGCCACGCTGCGCCTGAAGACCAAGGAATTCGATCAGGATGTGCTGATCAACATCCCGGAGATACCGGTTCTGAAAAAGGGTAAGCCGATAGAAGTGAGCTTCGCCTTCGACAACCTGGACACCCGCAAGGCGTTCTCCTTCCACCTGGTGGGTGAAGGCAAGGGCTCCATCGAGATCACCGATTTCAGCGTCGAGACGCGGCCCATCGAGAGCGAAATGCTGGCCGCCAAGGTCGACGAGGAAAGCGAAGAACTGACCCAGTGA
- a CDS encoding RNA polymerase sigma factor yields the protein MITQKPSSLLACFISERKRLVHYLTGRTGCAATAEDILQDAWLKLDRGAEREPVGNPLAYLQRMARNLAIDNARAHSRRRLDVMEIEELLAVADEAPNAEQKACDAQQLERLAQIVEELPARCRDVFLAARIEGTPHKQLAERFGVSVRTVELEVARALDHCSARLRQISGEARG from the coding sequence GTGATCACGCAAAAGCCATCATCGCTTCTGGCCTGCTTCATCTCCGAGCGCAAACGGCTCGTTCATTACCTGACGGGGCGCACGGGTTGTGCGGCCACGGCCGAAGACATCCTGCAGGACGCCTGGCTCAAGCTCGACCGCGGTGCAGAGCGCGAGCCGGTGGGCAATCCCCTGGCGTATCTGCAGCGCATGGCGCGCAACCTGGCCATCGACAATGCCCGCGCCCATTCGAGGCGGCGTCTCGATGTCATGGAGATCGAAGAGCTGCTGGCCGTTGCGGACGAGGCGCCGAATGCCGAGCAGAAGGCCTGCGATGCCCAGCAGCTGGAGCGCCTGGCGCAGATCGTCGAGGAGCTGCCGGCGCGCTGCCGAGACGTGTTTCTGGCTGCGCGCATCGAAGGCACCCCGCACAAGCAACTGGCCGAGCGCTTTGGCGTCAGCGTGCGCACCGTCGAACTGGAGGTGGCCCGCGCGCTGGATCACTGCAGCGCGCGCCTGCGCCAGATCAGCGGCGAGGCGCGGGGATAG
- a CDS encoding glutathione S-transferase family protein, with amino-acid sequence MLKILGKASSINVRKVLWTCAELQIPFEREDWGSGFRDTTTTEFVALNPNAMVPVIDDEGFVLWESNTIIRYLANRANAVHLYPAEAKARARVDQWMDWQASDFNRSWSYAFMSLVRQSAAHQDPESLAQGCREWARHMAILDRQLDTTGAYVSGCEFSLADIPIGLSVNRWFETPLTHPQFPAVSAY; translated from the coding sequence ATGCTGAAGATACTGGGCAAGGCTTCATCGATAAACGTACGCAAAGTGCTCTGGACCTGTGCCGAGCTGCAGATTCCCTTCGAGCGGGAGGATTGGGGCTCTGGCTTCAGGGACACCACTACTACGGAGTTCGTTGCGCTGAATCCCAACGCCATGGTGCCGGTGATCGATGACGAGGGATTCGTGCTGTGGGAGTCCAACACGATCATCCGATACCTTGCCAATCGCGCCAATGCTGTTCACCTCTATCCTGCAGAGGCGAAAGCTAGAGCCCGGGTCGACCAGTGGATGGATTGGCAGGCTAGCGATTTCAATAGGTCGTGGAGCTATGCCTTCATGTCCCTGGTCAGACAAAGCGCTGCCCACCAGGACCCAGAATCGCTGGCACAAGGCTGTCGGGAATGGGCCAGGCACATGGCGATTCTGGATCGGCAGCTCGACACCACGGGGGCGTACGTCAGTGGATGCGAGTTTTCCCTGGCCGATATCCCGATTGGCCTTTCGGTGAACCGTTGGTTCGAAACGCCGCTGACCCACCCGCAATTTCCTGCGGTCAGTGCCTACTAG
- a CDS encoding CvfB family protein, whose product MAVIGRMNSLQVVKHTDFGLYLDGGADGEILLPKRYIPKDSPSEVDDWLNVFVYLDSEDKLIATTEKPKVQVGEFASLKVVDINRVGLFLDWGLPKDLLLPHSEEKRPLQIGDYCVVHVFVDKRSRRITATARLDRYLDKVPATYRAGEEVDLLVVESTDMGFKAIINGKHWGLIHKNEVIGFMRSGIRQPGYIKEMRSDGKISLSLQPVGQQVADSLGEQILQRLRDNGGVLELSDKSAPERISAMFRVSKGNFKKAIGGLYKQGLIRIHDERIELVK is encoded by the coding sequence ATGGCTGTTATCGGACGTATGAATTCCTTGCAGGTCGTCAAGCACACCGACTTCGGTCTGTATCTGGACGGCGGGGCGGACGGCGAGATTCTGCTGCCCAAGCGCTACATCCCCAAGGATTCGCCGAGCGAGGTGGACGACTGGCTCAACGTGTTCGTCTACCTGGATAGCGAAGACAAGCTGATCGCCACCACCGAGAAGCCCAAGGTGCAGGTCGGCGAGTTCGCCAGCCTCAAGGTCGTCGACATCAACCGCGTCGGTCTGTTTCTCGACTGGGGCCTGCCCAAGGATCTGCTGCTGCCGCACTCGGAAGAAAAGCGCCCGCTGCAGATCGGCGACTATTGCGTGGTGCATGTATTCGTCGACAAGCGCAGCCGCCGCATTACCGCCACTGCGCGTCTGGACCGCTACCTGGACAAGGTGCCGGCCACCTACCGGGCCGGCGAAGAAGTCGACCTGCTGGTGGTCGAGTCGACCGACATGGGCTTCAAGGCAATCATCAACGGCAAACACTGGGGGCTGATCCACAAGAACGAAGTGATCGGCTTCATGCGTAGCGGCATCCGCCAGCCTGGCTACATCAAGGAAATGCGCAGCGACGGCAAGATCAGCCTCAGTCTGCAGCCGGTCGGCCAGCAAGTCGCCGACAGCCTTGGCGAGCAGATCCTGCAGCGCCTGCGCGATAATGGCGGCGTGCTGGAGCTGAGCGACAAGAGCGCGCCGGAGCGTATCAGCGCGATGTTCCGGGTCAGCAAGGGCAATTTCAAGAAAGCCATCGGTGGCCTCTACAAGCAGGGCCTGATCCGCATCCACGATGAGCGCATCGAACTGGTGAAGTAG
- a CDS encoding FecR family protein, with protein MTQPAAPEPSNETLSQQANAWVARLTSGHATVEDAAALRQWCARSDAHAAAYREATLLWRQIGSLGKPRRSRSRRKLFAVSAVAACLAVIVVSVTLLGVVPDGRALLADHHTQRAEHKIVDLADGSQAELDADTRLSVDFSDAQRRLDLADGAALFHVKHDTARPFVVHAGRMSVTAVGTVFEVRYLADGIGVTCTEGVVEVRQGDGTRQRIKAGEQVVYNAAGAGPLQRIDSARELAWREGVMVFRNRPLQELVHELNRYHQGRIVIASARVAQMPVSGVFHLNRADEALRHIEQALQLSATRLPAGVVVLR; from the coding sequence ATGACTCAACCCGCCGCGCCCGAACCTTCCAATGAGACGCTCAGCCAGCAGGCCAATGCCTGGGTGGCACGGCTGACCTCCGGGCACGCCACGGTGGAAGATGCCGCCGCCCTGCGCCAGTGGTGCGCGCGAAGCGACGCGCACGCGGCGGCCTACCGCGAGGCGACGCTTCTGTGGCGTCAGATCGGCAGCCTTGGTAAGCCTCGGCGTAGCAGGTCGCGTCGCAAACTGTTCGCTGTCAGCGCCGTGGCGGCCTGTCTGGCAGTGATCGTGGTGAGCGTAACGCTGCTGGGCGTGGTGCCCGATGGCCGAGCGCTGCTGGCCGACCACCACACTCAACGCGCCGAACACAAGATCGTCGATCTGGCCGACGGCAGCCAGGCAGAGCTGGATGCCGACACGCGCCTGAGTGTGGACTTCAGTGACGCCCAGCGGCGCCTGGATTTGGCCGATGGCGCGGCGCTCTTTCATGTTAAGCACGACACCGCGCGGCCATTCGTGGTGCATGCCGGAAGGATGTCGGTGACCGCTGTGGGCACGGTGTTCGAGGTAAGATACCTGGCCGATGGCATTGGCGTGACCTGCACCGAGGGCGTGGTCGAGGTGCGCCAGGGCGATGGCACGCGACAGCGCATCAAGGCCGGTGAGCAGGTGGTTTACAACGCGGCAGGCGCCGGCCCGCTGCAGCGCATCGACAGCGCCAGGGAGCTGGCCTGGCGCGAGGGCGTCATGGTGTTTCGCAATCGGCCGTTGCAGGAGCTGGTGCATGAGCTTAATCGCTACCACCAGGGCCGTATCGTGATCGCCAGCGCCAGGGTTGCGCAGATGCCGGTCAGCGGCGTGTTCCACCTTAACCGCGCTGACGAAGCGCTGCGCCATATCGAGCAGGCTCTGCAGCTTAGTGCCACACGCCTGCCGGCTGGTGTGGTGGTACTGCGCTGA